One Ostrea edulis chromosome 2, xbOstEdul1.1, whole genome shotgun sequence genomic region harbors:
- the LOC125682288 gene encoding uncharacterized protein LOC125682288 — MYSKFILEITFIIIHISGLISGQCNLDGVRNCMANVSMPDQITQDLKSACDAYKTVESCLAPYQGSCESDPMYQEMVSGFSAIDGFCVGDASCDPTRCYSIIGIDITGSNQPPQDNCVKYPEFKGCVDSQRPACEGNIMFQMLDEAFNQLTMACTGGGNPGINGKNCDVRGFEICLKEAGFQLKNVKGMEYGCDVVSTTMACVAKYESGCANQSLFNFTVSPIKKLHEACKLVCKIGGCLDGISLPIYNCTDIENSIMCLDTKLKECPSDPVLKTTLDGLKNLCSEISQKAGMKAYRICLSNSTINEECQKHLMSPTESETEGAECQRIDEFSKCVKMALPNCNNDEVKEYVSENARKLISLKTKRKGGIDCSTSDGALFIPQLSMFLFAVLTWAIISI, encoded by the exons ATGTATTCTAAGTTTATATTGGAGATAACGTTCATCATTATTCACATCTCAG GTCTAATAAGTGGTCAATGTAACCTGGATGGAGTGCGCAATTGCATGGCGAATGTTAGTATGCCAGACCAAATTACACAAGATTTAAAATCAGCGTGCGA CGCTTACAAAACAGTAGAGTCCTGTCTGGCTCCATACCAGGGCTCGTGTGAATCGGACCCAATGTATCAGGAAATGGTGTCTGGCTTTTCTGCTATCGATGGTTTCTGTGTTG GTGATGCTAGCTGTGATCCCACGAGGTGCTACTCTATCATTGGTATCGACATCACTGGCAGTAACCAGCCTCCACAGGATAACTG CGTAAAGTATCCAGAATTTAAGGGCTGTGTCGATTCCCAAAGACCTGCTTGCGAAGGAAACATAATGTTCCAGATGTTAGACGAAGCCTTTAATCAGCTGACGATGGCATGCACTGGAGGAGGAAATCCTG GTATTAATGGTAAAAACTGCGATGTGAGAGGTTTTGAAATTTGTCTTAAAGAAGCGGGATTTCAACTTAAGAACGTAAAAGGAATGGAGTATGGTTG CGATGTAGTCTCTACTACAATGGCATGTGTGGCAAAATATGAATCCGGATGTGCGAATCAGTCCTTGTTCAACTTCACAGTCTCGCCAATAAAAAAGCTGCATGAAGCTTGCAAACTTG TGTGTAAGATCGGAGGGTGTTTGGATGGCATCAGTTTACCAATCTACAATTGCAC TGACATAGAGAACTCCATTATGTGTCTGGATACGAAGCTCAAAGAGTGTCCAAGTGACCCGGTCCTAAAGACAACACTGGACGGACTCAAAAACCTTTGTTCTGAAATTTCCCAGAAGGCAG GTATGAAGGCCTACAGGATTTGTCTTTCCAACTCAACAATTAACGAGGAATGCCAGAAACATCTAATGTCCCCGACAGAGAGTGAAACAGAAGGCGCAGAATGTCA ACGCATAGACGAGTTTTCCAAATGTGTGAAGATGGCTCTACCAAACTGCAACAACGATGAGGTTAAGGAATATGTATCAGAAAACGCAAGAAAACTTATAAGTCTGAAAACAAAGCGGAAAGGCGGAATCGATTGTTCAACAA GTGATGGAGCCTTGTTTATTCCACAATTGTCAATGTTCCTGTTTGCGGTTCTTACGTGGGCGATTATTTCAATATAA